From one Agrobacterium vitis genomic stretch:
- a CDS encoding ABC transporter ATP-binding protein, whose product MDVRMPTPPTTVRPIVTLSDVSKRFANGTLALSGMSMKVQEGQFISLLGPSGCGKSTALRLVAGLGDPTSGEIDWPRSSYTVDGRPQRETSFVFQEPTLMPWATVFNNVWLPLRLAGQSKAQAREAIMDALAMVGLEKFGHAYPRELSGGMKMRVSIARALITRPKLLLMDEPFAALDEITRQKLNDDLLRLWSEHRWTVLFVTHSVTEAVYLSDRIVVMAARPGRVIADLDNQLSWPRGAETRTSSEFAAVSRHISAVLHQTMGEHDHL is encoded by the coding sequence ATGGACGTACGTATGCCAACTCCGCCGACCACTGTCCGTCCGATCGTGACGCTCAGTGATGTTAGCAAGCGCTTCGCCAATGGGACGCTCGCCTTGTCAGGCATGTCCATGAAGGTCCAGGAGGGGCAATTCATCAGCCTTCTCGGGCCATCGGGATGCGGAAAGTCGACCGCGCTTCGGCTCGTCGCCGGCCTCGGCGACCCGACCAGCGGCGAGATCGACTGGCCCCGTTCAAGCTACACCGTAGACGGGCGTCCGCAACGGGAGACGAGCTTCGTCTTTCAAGAGCCGACGCTCATGCCGTGGGCGACCGTGTTCAACAATGTCTGGCTGCCGCTCCGGCTCGCCGGCCAGTCGAAGGCGCAGGCGCGGGAAGCCATCATGGATGCGCTTGCCATGGTCGGCCTGGAGAAGTTCGGTCACGCCTATCCCCGCGAACTGTCCGGCGGCATGAAGATGCGCGTGTCGATCGCCCGGGCGCTGATCACCCGGCCCAAGCTCCTCTTGATGGACGAGCCCTTCGCGGCGCTCGACGAGATCACCCGCCAGAAGCTCAACGACGACCTTCTGAGACTCTGGAGCGAGCACCGCTGGACGGTTCTCTTCGTCACCCACTCGGTGACAGAGGCTGTCTATCTGTCAGACCGCATTGTCGTCATGGCCGCGCGGCCCGGCCGCGTCATTGCCGATCTCGATAACCAGCTCTCCTGGCCGCGCGGAGCCGAAACCCGCACGTCCTCGGAATTCGCCGCCGTCAGCCGCCACATCTCGGCGGTGCTTCATCAAACCATGGGGGAGCATGATCACCTATGA
- a CDS encoding ABC transporter permease: MAPKPAPVALWHRYRAPLAQVAIPAGALLIFLVLWQWYVREAAVPLYILPAPTDVAASLYNDWGILSAALLITLKITFSALAAALAGGVLFAILFAESRFLELIFYPYAVVLQVTPIVAVAPLIIIYVQQTELVLLLCAFLVAFFPILSNTTQGLKSADHNLLNLFEMYGANRWQRLRLLLIPGALPYFTIGLRIGGGLALIGAIVAEFTAGAAGEKAGLAFRILEAGRRLNVPRLFAALLLITFTGVVIFALTSLISHLLLRKWHESALKREN, translated from the coding sequence ATGGCGCCGAAACCCGCGCCTGTAGCTCTTTGGCACCGCTATCGGGCACCACTCGCCCAAGTCGCCATTCCCGCAGGTGCGCTGCTGATCTTTCTGGTGCTCTGGCAGTGGTATGTGCGCGAGGCGGCCGTCCCGCTCTATATCCTTCCTGCGCCGACGGATGTTGCAGCATCGCTCTATAATGACTGGGGCATTCTTTCCGCAGCACTCCTCATCACGTTGAAGATCACCTTTTCCGCGCTCGCCGCTGCTCTGGCCGGAGGCGTGCTCTTCGCCATCCTGTTCGCCGAGTCGCGCTTTCTTGAACTGATTTTCTACCCCTACGCCGTCGTGCTGCAGGTCACGCCGATCGTGGCTGTTGCGCCGCTGATCATCATCTACGTGCAGCAGACCGAGCTTGTGCTGCTGCTCTGCGCATTCCTCGTCGCCTTCTTCCCGATCCTTTCCAACACGACCCAGGGGTTGAAGAGTGCAGACCACAATCTGCTGAACCTGTTCGAGATGTATGGGGCCAACCGATGGCAGCGGCTGCGGCTGCTGTTGATCCCCGGCGCACTGCCCTATTTCACGATAGGCTTGCGGATCGGCGGTGGCCTCGCGCTGATCGGTGCGATTGTAGCCGAGTTCACGGCGGGGGCTGCGGGCGAAAAGGCGGGTCTCGCCTTCCGTATCCTCGAGGCCGGCCGGCGGCTCAATGTGCCACGGCTCTTCGCCGCCCTGCTTCTCATCACCTTCACCGGCGTCGTGATTTTCGCACTGACCAGCCTCATTTCACATCTCCTCTTGCGCAAATGGCACGAGAGCGCGCTGAAGCGCGAGAACTGA
- a CDS encoding LLM class flavin-dependent oxidoreductase produces MPVGSNGFLMSNAAPRYQPTFELHSGIARIAEDMGLDYLFSMGKWMGFPGDSGFWQNTIEPMSMASAVSGVTKSIKVYSTINPLLFHPAVAAKIIATIDNISGGRFGINIVTGNTLEEIEQMGLVPEGYGEYRYEYADEWISIIKSLWSQPTTDWDGRFFKLKGCVSDPKPLSKPFPAIVSAGISDEGLAFGAKHSDYQFVGGGGAEVAKVKTYAEQIGRTLKTSGNVMIVVGETDEDAMKRFAALRDARDEKAFDQLINSFERDNRESYGSRTSYLRNPDVVGFGNGTPIIGSPETVAAKMAQMYLGAGLDALQMTFIDFIVDLKGFGEQVYPKLKAILATEAVKLGA; encoded by the coding sequence ATGCCGGTCGGCAGCAACGGCTTTCTCATGTCGAATGCCGCGCCACGCTATCAGCCCACCTTCGAACTGCATAGCGGCATTGCCCGCATCGCGGAGGACATGGGGCTGGATTATCTCTTCTCCATGGGAAAGTGGATGGGCTTCCCAGGCGACAGCGGCTTCTGGCAGAACACGATCGAGCCCATGTCGATGGCCTCGGCTGTTTCGGGCGTCACCAAGTCGATCAAGGTTTATTCGACCATCAATCCGCTGCTGTTCCACCCGGCGGTCGCTGCCAAGATCATCGCGACCATCGACAACATCTCCGGCGGGCGCTTCGGCATCAATATCGTGACCGGCAATACGCTGGAAGAGATCGAGCAGATGGGGCTCGTCCCAGAAGGCTATGGCGAGTACCGGTATGAATACGCAGACGAATGGATTTCCATCATAAAGTCGCTGTGGAGCCAGCCGACGACTGATTGGGACGGCCGGTTCTTCAAGCTCAAGGGCTGCGTTTCGGATCCGAAGCCCTTGTCGAAGCCATTTCCGGCCATCGTGTCTGCCGGCATTTCCGATGAAGGCCTCGCCTTCGGGGCGAAGCATTCGGACTATCAGTTTGTCGGCGGCGGCGGCGCGGAAGTGGCCAAGGTCAAAACCTACGCCGAGCAAATCGGCCGGACACTCAAGACTTCCGGCAATGTCATGATCGTCGTCGGCGAGACCGATGAAGACGCCATGAAGCGCTTCGCGGCTCTGCGCGATGCGCGCGACGAAAAGGCCTTCGATCAACTCATCAACTCCTTCGAACGCGACAACCGCGAATCCTACGGCAGCCGCACCTCCTATCTGCGCAACCCCGATGTCGTCGGCTTCGGTAACGGCACGCCGATCATCGGATCGCCGGAAACGGTCGCGGCCAAGATGGCGCAAATGTACCTGGGGGCCGGGCTCGACGCCCTGCAGATGACGTTCATCGACTTCATCGTCGACCTGAAAGGCTTCGGCGAGCAGGTCTATCCGAAACTCAAGGCCATTCTGGCCACAGAGGCGGTGAAACTCGGTGCGTGA
- a CDS encoding NtaA/DmoA family FMN-dependent monooxygenase (This protein belongs to a clade of FMN-dependent monooxygenases, within a broader family of flavin-dependent oxidoreductases, the luciferase-like monooxygenase (LMM) family, some of whose members use coenzyme F420 rather than FMN.): MTAKMHIGYDLSWTHLEGRWRLPGSWSHATYPDLRIFKEVAVIAERGMLDFLFFGDGSGIPSTWKGSIADAVRWGVGWPRLDMSPFIAAMSQVTQHIGFGLTYSSTFLPPYYVARLLNSLDHVTGGRIAFNVIASSRRADAANYGFEDLMDHDDRYGRMEEFMSVCNQLWESVAPDAFIWDRETGVVADSSKVAAINHKGTFFSVKGPLASVPSPQVKPVVVQAGASPRGIQASATFADMIFAANHDMSKRKKHRADLDAALAAQGRDPAKVGIVWDEVLIVGETTEDAKRRHAHLLNAVPFEAVGAFMSHQIGYDLSKLPERFTTAEINDVIVKSNASPVGFMNMTHEIDPNKEITRDEFYYHIKQHTGSYDHAVVGSAGEIADYLEEIFVETGERGGFMIAHPPGVPRDLLNVIDFLVPELQRRGRFRKAYAGSTLRENLMDS, translated from the coding sequence ATGACGGCGAAAATGCACATCGGTTACGATCTGTCCTGGACGCATCTGGAGGGGCGCTGGCGCCTGCCAGGCTCCTGGTCTCATGCAACCTATCCGGACTTGCGTATCTTCAAGGAAGTCGCGGTAATCGCTGAACGCGGTATGCTGGATTTCCTGTTTTTCGGCGACGGCTCCGGTATCCCGAGCACCTGGAAAGGCTCGATCGCGGATGCCGTTAGATGGGGCGTCGGCTGGCCGCGCCTCGATATGAGCCCTTTCATCGCGGCGATGAGCCAGGTGACGCAGCATATTGGTTTCGGGCTGACCTACTCCTCGACCTTCCTGCCGCCCTACTATGTCGCGCGGCTGCTCAATTCGCTGGACCACGTCACCGGCGGTCGCATCGCTTTCAACGTCATTGCGTCATCGCGGCGCGCCGACGCAGCCAACTATGGTTTTGAGGATCTCATGGACCATGACGACCGCTACGGCCGCATGGAAGAGTTCATGAGCGTCTGCAACCAGCTATGGGAAAGCGTCGCGCCAGACGCCTTCATCTGGGACCGCGAGACTGGCGTCGTCGCGGACTCTTCGAAGGTCGCTGCTATCAACCACAAGGGCACGTTCTTCTCGGTCAAGGGGCCGTTGGCCTCGGTTCCCTCGCCGCAGGTGAAGCCGGTCGTGGTGCAGGCGGGCGCCTCGCCGCGCGGCATCCAGGCGTCGGCAACCTTCGCCGACATGATCTTTGCCGCCAATCACGACATGTCAAAGCGCAAGAAGCATCGCGCCGACCTTGATGCAGCTCTGGCCGCACAGGGACGCGATCCGGCAAAGGTCGGCATCGTGTGGGACGAAGTGCTGATCGTCGGAGAAACGACAGAAGACGCCAAGCGCCGCCACGCGCATCTCCTCAATGCCGTTCCTTTTGAGGCTGTGGGCGCGTTCATGTCCCACCAGATCGGCTACGACCTTTCGAAACTTCCCGAGCGCTTCACGACCGCCGAGATCAACGATGTCATCGTGAAATCCAATGCCTCGCCGGTCGGCTTCATGAACATGACGCATGAGATCGACCCGAACAAGGAAATCACGCGAGACGAGTTCTACTATCACATCAAGCAGCATACCGGCTCCTACGACCATGCCGTCGTCGGCTCGGCCGGGGAGATCGCCGACTATCTCGAAGAGATTTTCGTCGAGACGGGGGAGCGCGGCGGCTTCATGATCGCCCATCCGCCCGGCGTGCCGCGCGATCTGCTGAACGTCATCGATTTCCTGGTGCCGGAACTGCAGCGCCGCGGCCGCTTCCGCAAGGCCTATGCGGGCTCGACGCTGCGCGAAAACCTGATGGACTCATGA
- a CDS encoding asparaginase domain-containing protein yields the protein MSDKKVRIAHLAGPNATITNTPPLVTSNKARAQHGLPLVTDIEGNPVRFDVLRPQKLASPVTVYVEQFTAHPLESDVAEIYADPDGYLDGTGALHETRQSPDDKPVFKVELKPEDGYYPMPYMARQKDGSAWETDTAYPFAPRDKSRQPFTPDGSRIFEETDRLGIDSLGFGNTISSIADVDFYRVAPSGGYTKGLSAEKRTDMGEGDIAPEVAGKDFWPYRPHHLNMSPARMTLARVTNMTQQILSSGDYDGAIWTQGSPRIEETMYWFNLLLDVTVPVCGNASQRYHGQISNDGPKNLADSAEYIQSRCWAGEDGRNVAGMVLVQDQRVFAAREVSKGDARPGGYVATGGHGGIVGAAGSGVGSVLRYIPVMKHSYKSDVRITQLPASVNGNLKGLDGFYAVEVQIKDTEGRLLESAIPKVSIVKDASYIEDDFESDPAQEVDVIALMEYKLEKEPLSGFVLEGLNPYGKPAASSKSRILARAAFCGFPVVMCGRGSTEGFAFRGGPFIAGSNLTSIKGRILLMACLMKFGMLPPARDPAKPTPEERAAVEAKLALYQAVFDTH from the coding sequence ATGAGTGACAAGAAGGTACGCATTGCCCATCTTGCCGGTCCGAACGCGACCATTACCAACACGCCGCCGCTGGTCACGTCCAACAAGGCACGCGCGCAGCACGGTCTACCCCTCGTGACGGATATCGAGGGTAATCCAGTGCGCTTTGACGTATTGCGCCCGCAGAAGCTGGCGTCGCCAGTGACGGTCTATGTCGAGCAGTTCACCGCGCATCCGCTGGAAAGCGATGTCGCGGAAATTTATGCCGATCCGGACGGATATCTCGACGGCACCGGCGCTCTCCACGAAACTCGGCAGTCGCCGGATGACAAGCCGGTCTTCAAGGTCGAACTTAAGCCCGAAGACGGCTATTACCCGATGCCCTACATGGCGCGTCAAAAAGATGGCTCTGCCTGGGAGACCGATACGGCCTATCCCTTCGCGCCGCGTGACAAGAGCCGCCAGCCCTTTACGCCGGATGGAAGCCGGATTTTCGAGGAAACGGACCGGCTGGGGATCGACAGCCTCGGCTTCGGCAATACGATCTCCAGCATAGCCGATGTCGATTTCTACCGCGTCGCGCCGTCCGGCGGCTACACGAAAGGCCTCTCCGCCGAAAAGCGGACTGACATGGGCGAGGGCGATATTGCGCCGGAAGTGGCCGGCAAGGATTTCTGGCCCTACCGTCCGCATCACCTCAACATGTCTCCGGCCCGCATGACCCTCGCCCGCGTCACCAACATGACGCAGCAAATCCTCTCGTCGGGCGATTATGACGGCGCGATCTGGACGCAGGGCAGTCCGCGCATCGAAGAGACGATGTACTGGTTCAACCTGCTGCTGGACGTGACCGTTCCAGTCTGCGGCAACGCGTCCCAGCGCTACCACGGCCAGATTTCCAACGACGGACCCAAGAACCTTGCCGACAGCGCAGAGTATATTCAATCCCGCTGCTGGGCGGGCGAGGACGGACGTAATGTTGCCGGTATGGTGCTGGTGCAGGACCAGCGTGTCTTTGCTGCGCGCGAGGTGTCAAAGGGCGATGCGCGGCCGGGCGGCTATGTCGCGACAGGGGGACATGGCGGGATAGTGGGCGCAGCCGGCAGCGGCGTGGGATCGGTACTGCGCTATATCCCGGTCATGAAGCACAGCTACAAATCCGACGTGCGGATCACGCAACTGCCGGCTTCCGTCAACGGCAACCTCAAGGGACTGGACGGCTTCTACGCGGTCGAGGTTCAGATCAAGGACACTGAAGGCCGGCTGCTGGAAAGCGCCATTCCGAAAGTCTCGATCGTCAAGGACGCGTCCTATATCGAAGATGACTTTGAAAGCGACCCGGCGCAGGAGGTCGATGTCATAGCGCTGATGGAATACAAGCTTGAGAAGGAGCCGCTGTCAGGCTTCGTGCTGGAAGGCCTGAACCCTTATGGCAAACCGGCTGCCTCCTCCAAGTCACGCATCCTCGCCCGCGCCGCCTTTTGCGGCTTTCCGGTCGTCATGTGCGGTCGGGGCTCGACAGAAGGCTTTGCTTTCAGGGGCGGCCCTTTCATCGCAGGGTCCAACCTGACGTCGATCAAGGGCCGCATTCTCCTGATGGCCTGCCTGATGAAATTCGGCATGCTGCCGCCGGCCAGGGACCCAGCCAAGCCAACGCCGGAAGAACGCGCCGCAGTCGAGGCGAAGCTTGCCCTTTACCAGGCGGTCTTTGATACCCACTGA
- a CDS encoding polysaccharide pyruvyl transferase family protein: MKAFYWECANGNFGDDLNLWLWDFLLPGFREVDDDLLLVGVGTVLNGALLPPTGRKLVIGSGFGYGSLPDMSDRAQWDIRCVRGPLTAEKLMLPTDMGIVDPAVMVPDMPEFGKLPKLYKKSFVPHWESAVSGIWKTISSQVGLTYIDPCGEAKAVIRMIAQSELIVAESMHGAILADAFRVPWIPVSTSRAINSFKWNDWASTLGLTYRPRRVAISTRAEAMMKDDSFWGMRFSDNKTVLDNPNSRVVETAVLEQARSPRKTSIKNITKQALAVPSALGLWQASRIEPQLSFDTVLQERKNRFMDVISGVQRDYI; this comes from the coding sequence ATGAAAGCTTTTTACTGGGAATGTGCGAACGGCAATTTTGGAGATGACCTCAATCTCTGGCTTTGGGATTTCCTGCTCCCCGGCTTTAGAGAGGTCGATGACGACTTGCTTCTGGTGGGAGTCGGAACGGTTCTCAACGGTGCGCTGCTTCCCCCTACGGGCCGCAAGCTGGTTATTGGCAGCGGCTTTGGCTATGGTAGCCTGCCGGATATGAGCGATAGAGCGCAATGGGACATACGTTGCGTGCGCGGGCCATTAACAGCCGAAAAACTCATGCTGCCGACGGATATGGGAATAGTCGATCCTGCCGTTATGGTGCCGGATATGCCTGAATTTGGAAAATTACCGAAGCTGTATAAAAAGAGCTTCGTTCCCCATTGGGAGTCAGCTGTTTCCGGCATCTGGAAAACCATAAGTTCACAGGTCGGCCTGACCTATATCGACCCATGCGGCGAAGCCAAGGCCGTTATCCGTATGATCGCACAGTCGGAACTGATTGTGGCCGAGTCCATGCACGGTGCAATTCTGGCGGATGCCTTCCGGGTTCCCTGGATCCCCGTCTCAACCTCGCGGGCAATTAACAGCTTCAAATGGAACGACTGGGCATCCACTCTTGGACTTACCTATAGGCCAAGGCGCGTGGCCATATCAACCCGTGCTGAAGCGATGATGAAGGACGATTCCTTCTGGGGTATGAGATTTAGTGACAATAAAACGGTGCTGGACAATCCAAATAGTCGCGTTGTCGAGACGGCGGTTCTTGAGCAGGCACGCTCACCTCGAAAAACCTCTATAAAAAATATAACCAAACAAGCGTTGGCTGTACCGTCGGCGCTTGGTTTATGGCAGGCAAGTCGTATTGAGCCTCAATTGAGTTTCGATACCGTGCTTCAAGAGCGCAAAAACCGCTTCATGGACGTGATTTCAGGTGTGCAGCGCGACTACATTTAG